The stretch of DNA ATAAAAAGCTTTGTTATATATATTTGTGTCAACAAACTAAGTTTTACAATTGAAATTGAGTTTACCTTGGCATTGATCTTAAGAGCAACATTCGCAAGAAACTGAGGACTTGATTTCTCGACATTTTTAAGTAGACAACACTGCGACATCAGACCAATGTCTGTTTCACAGATCCTTTTAATATCACCTGTGGAACAAATGACATCAGGCATGGATATGTCATGATGACATCTGCAAAGGAATCAAATCTACTTCAAGACACATTACCATACaggctgccatttttatttggcaATATAGCAAGTAAGAGGTCAATCTTCATATTCCCCGCTTGCTGACGTACTTCACGGAGTTTGGCTTCAACTTGATCTGAACGAGCATGGAATATCTTAAGTTTTGCACCGTTGAAGTTCTGCAAATCAGATGGAAAAAGACTTATCACTGGAAGAAAATTCAGGCCACAATACAATTACAAGGGATAGTCAGGAAAATTTACCACTCCAGTTGTGGAGGACATTTCACTCAGTTTGTGGCAGAAGATACGAACTTCATCCTCAGGCAACTCATTGCAAAAGTTTACACATGCCCAAATACCAACCTTGGCACCATTTATGACTTTCTGCACGTCAAAGTGAATTTCTTACGAGATGTAGACTAATCAAAACAAATATATACAATTACCAATCATGCTTTAAGTACTTTACACAGATAGAACCAGGAGAATTCCATAAATTTTAAGGATGACAGCAAGGTGTACTAGATATAAACAGGAGAATAATGCAACTAAAAAAACTGCTATCATTATATTTTGAAGTTTGAAGAACAAAGCTTCTATAGAAAGTATAACTGAAAAACTTGCGCCACTGGAAAATTGACTTTAAAAGGTGTCCTAAAGTACCTGACCAAAATAAAGTGTTCACCTTGATTACACATTCAAACATGCAAACAATTATTAGTTGTGCACTTGTACTATTGGAAAAATGCTCTGTCACTAGTGTATAAAGAATGTTGGAAGTTACTCATAGTGTACCTTGCCTCTCATGTTCCACGCCCCATTTTCTGGGAAGCAAGACTCAGTACCATGGTACCTCAGCTACAACAAGAAAAAATCAAACACGAGCCGATcagagtagtagtagtagtacaagaTGGCAGAGAAGAGCGCTGCAAATATAGGAAGTGGGGTAGGTTACCTTTGGAGCAGGCAGAACTCTAGCCCGAACAGAAGTTGGGTTGCTGTCAACTTCTATACCAAACTCATTTGCACGTTTGGCGCTGTTATATTTATTCTCCAGAACAGACTGAGAGAAAAAGGAAAGACAGGATCAGTGAAAGGTTCAAAACAAACTTTGCTAGACTCTTTCATCTGACAAAAAAGTTTCATGCAGAAAAGACAGCAGAAGAAATCACCTTGCGAATGGAGGTCTCACGCCCAGCTGGACTCTGGCAGGCTATAGCCATCATTTTAGAAACCTGGCTGTCATCCAGCTTCTTTTGGTACCGCTGTCCTGGAACTATATTGCAGACCTGAAGAGCAATAGCAAGTGTATTTATCAGAACATATGCTACGTACAATGCAAAAAGAAAGTTGCATCAGAAGTTCAGAACATATGAAAGTGATTGGTGTAGAACATATGGAAGTACGTCGAGAAGATAGTCCATTTCTGCACAAACCTCTATTGGAAGATAGTTGGGTTTCTGCTCTGTACCAACTTGCAGGCATCGGAGAAAATCGTAACGCAGCTGCAGCTTGTAGGTTTCTCGAAAGTAGTCCCTCACAGTCTTGCTTTCGCCGGTCGATAATTGGAACCTCAATTCTCTGGCAGAATCCTTTGTCAAGCCAGCGATGCGGTATTTCCTGCGCATCTGTCCTCGGTGGGTGACCTCAACCCTTAGACCCCTGAGGGCCTTCTTAATCTGCAGCGGAACGCACAACCATGACCTACCATATACCACCATAGCAGCAACTTGGTCGCGATACATTTGATACAGAAAATATGCATACCTTAACATAATCAAGTTCATTTTGAATGCCGCGAGAGAGATCTCTCCTGTTAAGAATCTCCTTGATGAAATCAATCAGCGACCCCCCTCCAACAAAAGCAGTCGAAGACATGTCTGCAATCCAAAATTCACAGTACATTGATTGGCAAGTACGCATATTTTCCCATCATTCATGCATCCTGGCACAACATGTTGCAGGTAAGTGGAAACAGAATGCAAGGAATACATGTCACTGACCAATGTTGAGGGACAATCCACTTTGGGTGGGTCTGATGCTCTGGTAGAACCCATTCCATCCTTCGATGCCCTGGCCTAACTGGATGGGATCCTCGACGGTCCGCGAGAAGAAAGACCGGCCTACCGGGACGAACCTAAGGCAAACAGTGACAACAAGTCCCAATCCCGAATCAGAAGATCATGCAAAATGATCGATGACGACTAACGAGGCAAAGGGCAGAGATCAGTTGTTACCCCATGTCATCCCGTTCGTTGAGCACGATGTCACGCAACACAATGTCGAGCACCTGCAGCGCCTGCGCAGGTATGTCCGTGGGGATCCCGGACATGAGCATCTGCAGCTGCTGCAGGCTGACCAGGGTGGCGTGCTTGATGGTCACCTTGAACTTCCTCTCCCTCCTGCAAACATACAACATGTCATGGGGAACCTGATCTGCTCATTTTGTCATGTCGTGTGGCACACTGACTGACTGACTGAGTTTACCTTTGCCCAGGTGGACCTGGATTTTTGTCAGGTAAGGTGACCTCGAACTCCTTAGTTGTAAAGGGCAGCTCGCCGGCGGTGTACAGGCTCTTCCGGCCGTCGTAAGCTGGGAGGCGACCGCCAAGAGTGGTGTCCTGGTGCTCCTTCACAAGAGTGGACATGACAGCTCGGAAAACGCCCGTCATGGTCGGCTCCGGCGACATGGCCACCTGAAATCAAGAAATAAGCGCACAAAATATGGCCACGTCAGTGAGCACTGAGCAGTGCAAACCTGAGAAGAAAGTAGTGGCGATCGAGGGGAACGTACGTCGTACTGGTGCAGGCCCTTGTCCACGAGGCCGACGAAGAAGTGGTTGGCCCTCACCACGCACACCTGCCCCTTGGAGCCAAACCCAGGGCGGCCCGGGAACATCGGCTCGGCACGGCTGATGGCCATCGCCTGGAACTTCTCCCGGAGCTGGGCCGCCTCTGTGTGGTAGCGCTCGGAGAGGGGAGGCCCCGCGACTTGGAGAGCGAGGGGGTCGGGCTGGTtctggcctcttcctctgccgcCGCGGCCGCCGTAGTTGTTGCCACCACGGCCACCGCCGTAGTTGCTGCCACCACGGCCGCCGCCGTAGTCGTTGCCGCCCTGCTGATAGCCACGGCCTCGGCCGCGCCCGCCATCGCCAGCCCCTTCGTAGCCACGGCCGCGGCCtccaccatcgccgccgccttGGTAGCCGCGTCCTCGGCCGCGGccaccgccatcgccgccgccttgGTACCCACGCCCTCTTCCGCCGCCGCCATCACCGCCTCCCTGGTAGTACCCACGGTCCTCGCCCTCTCCCTGGTAGTACCCACGCCCTCTCCCGCCGCCATCACCGCCACCCTGGTAGTACCCACGACCCCCGCCACCGTCTCCTTGGTAGTAACCACGGCCACGGCCACCACCATCACCGCCCCCATCCCCTTGGTAGTACCCGCGGCCACGGCCACCACCATCAACACGCCCACGACCAGCGCCGCCGCGGCCGCCATACCCGGCCTGGGCAGCGTCGGGGTtcgcccggccgccgccgcggccccCTCGGCTCGCCATCTCCCCCTCACCCCAAGCGCACGAACTGGAAGCGAAGCGGAGCGACCCACAGGGCGTGCGCCAACCGCCTCTCTCGCTCGCTCTCTCTCTCGCCCCGCCTCGTGGATTGGTGAGGAAGAAAGAAACGGAACGAATCTTTAT from Triticum urartu cultivar G1812 chromosome 3, Tu2.1, whole genome shotgun sequence encodes:
- the LOC125542993 gene encoding protein argonaute 18-like; the protein is MASRGGRGGGRANPDAAQAGYGGRGGAGRGRVDGGGRGRGYYQGDGGGDGGGRGRGYYQGDGGGGRGYYQGGGDGGGRGRGYYQGEGEDRGYYQGGGDGGGGRGRGYQGGGDGGGRGRGRGYQGGGDGGGRGRGYEGAGDGGRGRGRGYQQGGNDYGGGRGGSNYGGGRGGNNYGGRGGRGRGQNQPDPLALQVAGPPLSERYHTEAAQLREKFQAMAISRAEPMFPGRPGFGSKGQVCVVRANHFFVGLVDKGLHQYDVAMSPEPTMTGVFRAVMSTLVKEHQDTTLGGRLPAYDGRKSLYTAGELPFTTKEFEVTLPDKNPGPPGQRRERKFKVTIKHATLVSLQQLQMLMSGIPTDIPAQALQVLDIVLRDIVLNERDDMGFVPVGRSFFSRTVEDPIQLGQGIEGWNGFYQSIRPTQSGLSLNIDMSSTAFVGGGSLIDFIKEILNRRDLSRGIQNELDYVKIKKALRGLRVEVTHRGQMRRKYRIAGLTKDSARELRFQLSTGESKTVRDYFRETYKLQLRYDFLRCLQVGTEQKPNYLPIEVCNIVPGQRYQKKLDDSQVSKMMAIACQSPAGRETSIRKSVLENKYNSAKRANEFGIEVDSNPTSVRARVLPAPKLRYHGTESCFPENGAWNMRGKKVINGAKVGIWACVNFCNELPEDEVRIFCHKLSEMSSTTGVNFNGAKLKIFHARSDQVEAKLREVRQQAGNMKIDLLLAILPNKNGSLYGDIKRICETDIGLMSQCCLLKNVEKSSPQFLANVALKINAKCGGRNSVFADLPVSLPVVWKKPTIIFGADVTHPSALDDTAPSIASVVASQDWPEVTKYHGDVHAQGHRVELIEGLEGIVKKLLLSFEKQSKQRPQQLIFYRDGVSEGQFRKVLEDEIPLIEKAWKALYNEKPPITFIVVQKRHHTRLFPSDGKYQDNSGNVMPGTVVDRQICHPTEFDFFLCSHAGIKGTSRPAHYHVLRDDNNFSADDLPSLTNNLCYTYASCTRSVSTAPPAYYAHKLAFRARFYLGQVPDMASEISAGSAPPPLMLPEIKDELKSHMFYC